The following are from one region of the Arthrobacter sp. TMP15 genome:
- a CDS encoding aldo/keto reductase family protein codes for MEYRYLGRSGLKITEITYGNWLTHGSQVENDVAAACVRAALDAGITTFDTADAYANGAAEEVLGAALSSERRESLEVFTKVYWPVGPKGPNDTGLSRKHIMEGINNSLRRLNMDYVDLYQAHRYDFETPLEETIAAFADVVREGKALYIGVSEWNAEQLREGQRLAREAGFSLVSNQPQYSALWRVIEPDVIPACLELGISQVVWSPMAQGVLSGKYLPGAPVPAGSRATDEQGGKNTIKDFLNEDILTNVQKLRPIADELNLSMPQLAIAWVLQNENVATALVGASRPEQVAENVKASGVKIPAELMTVIDTALAPSVVNDPSKTISPATRVA; via the coding sequence ATGGAATACCGCTACCTTGGCCGGTCAGGCCTGAAGATCACTGAAATCACCTACGGCAATTGGCTTACCCACGGCTCCCAAGTGGAAAATGATGTGGCCGCGGCATGTGTACGCGCAGCCCTCGACGCCGGCATCACAACTTTTGACACGGCTGACGCCTACGCCAACGGTGCCGCTGAGGAGGTGCTCGGGGCCGCGTTGTCTTCCGAAAGACGCGAATCCCTTGAGGTCTTCACCAAGGTGTACTGGCCGGTTGGGCCCAAAGGACCAAACGATACAGGTCTCTCGCGCAAACACATCATGGAAGGCATCAATAACTCCCTGCGCCGGCTCAACATGGACTATGTGGATCTTTACCAGGCACACCGCTACGACTTTGAAACCCCGCTTGAGGAAACCATTGCCGCTTTCGCAGACGTGGTACGAGAAGGCAAGGCACTCTACATTGGGGTCTCTGAATGGAATGCCGAGCAGTTGCGCGAAGGACAGCGGCTGGCTCGGGAGGCAGGGTTCTCATTGGTCTCCAACCAGCCCCAGTACTCTGCGCTGTGGCGTGTGATAGAGCCCGACGTCATCCCGGCTTGCCTTGAACTGGGCATATCCCAGGTTGTTTGGTCACCTATGGCGCAGGGAGTACTAAGTGGAAAGTACCTGCCCGGGGCTCCTGTGCCAGCCGGATCCCGTGCCACGGATGAGCAGGGTGGCAAGAACACCATCAAGGACTTCCTCAATGAGGACATTCTCACAAATGTGCAAAAGCTGCGCCCCATCGCTGATGAGCTGAATCTGAGCATGCCCCAATTAGCCATCGCCTGGGTGCTGCAGAACGAGAACGTGGCAACAGCCTTGGTAGGCGCCTCACGCCCTGAACAGGTTGCCGAAAACGTCAAGGCCTCCGGAGTTAAGATTCCGGCCGAGCTCATGACTGTGATCGACACTGCTCTGGCGCCGAGCGTCGTGAACGATCCTTCGAAGACGATCAGCCCGGCGACAAGAGTGGCCTAG
- a CDS encoding FAD-binding dehydrogenase: MDSNSGLTWQHADVVVVGAGLSGLVCAAEAYNAGRTVLIVDQEPQASMGGQAHWSFGGLFLVDSPEQRRLGVKDSAELALADWLGSAAFDRLEDTWPRRWAEAYVDFAAGEKRAWLHALGVRFFPLVQWAERGGYDAQGHGNSVPRFHVVWGTGPGILAPFLAKIQEGVGAGKIQLAFRHRATELMFDAGAVTGVRGEILQASDVDRGVASSRSVAGEFSVSSSAVIVTTGGIGGNHKMVREQWPNGSGPQSMLTGVPASVDGEFQQVVARAGANLINTDRMWHYPEGIHNPDPVWPNHGIRILSGPSPLWLDATGHRLPIPLFPGFDSLGTLRHLETTGHSHSWFVLNQTIISKEFALSGSEQNPDLTGKDMKLLAKRALPGVGGQVQKFIDSGIDFVQSQSATELAAKMNKLVGANLIDPAGLLETLSARDRQVTSGLGKDTQLNAIREARRFATDKLMRVVPPHPILAPEHGPLIAVRLSTLTRKSLGGLATDLSARVLRSDGSPIAGLYAAGEAAGFGGGGMHGHRSLEGTFLGGCLFSGRIAGRHAASVTDA; this comes from the coding sequence ATGGACAGCAATAGTGGATTGACATGGCAGCACGCGGACGTTGTGGTTGTTGGAGCCGGGCTCTCCGGTTTGGTGTGCGCGGCCGAGGCCTACAATGCCGGGCGAACGGTGCTGATAGTGGATCAGGAACCGCAGGCTTCCATGGGTGGGCAGGCACACTGGTCCTTTGGTGGGCTGTTCCTGGTTGACTCCCCCGAGCAACGCCGACTGGGTGTGAAGGATTCAGCTGAACTCGCCCTGGCCGATTGGCTTGGTTCGGCCGCCTTTGACCGCCTTGAGGATACATGGCCCAGACGTTGGGCGGAAGCTTATGTCGATTTTGCAGCCGGCGAGAAGCGGGCGTGGCTCCACGCCTTGGGCGTGCGATTCTTTCCCCTGGTCCAGTGGGCGGAGCGTGGCGGCTATGACGCTCAAGGCCACGGAAACTCTGTTCCCCGTTTCCACGTTGTGTGGGGAACAGGGCCCGGCATACTGGCCCCTTTCCTAGCAAAAATCCAAGAAGGTGTTGGTGCAGGAAAGATCCAGCTTGCTTTCCGGCACCGGGCCACCGAGCTGATGTTCGACGCCGGAGCCGTCACCGGAGTGCGCGGTGAAATACTTCAAGCCTCTGACGTGGACCGTGGCGTGGCCAGCAGCAGGAGCGTTGCCGGGGAATTCAGCGTCTCTTCAAGTGCGGTTATTGTCACGACCGGGGGAATTGGTGGGAACCATAAAATGGTCCGTGAACAATGGCCCAACGGTAGCGGTCCCCAGTCCATGCTCACCGGTGTTCCGGCCTCGGTGGATGGTGAATTCCAACAAGTAGTGGCTCGTGCGGGTGCCAATTTGATAAACACAGACCGCATGTGGCACTACCCAGAAGGTATTCACAACCCTGACCCAGTGTGGCCAAACCACGGGATCCGTATTCTCTCCGGTCCGTCTCCACTGTGGTTGGATGCAACAGGTCACCGCTTACCCATTCCGCTCTTCCCCGGCTTCGATTCTCTGGGCACCCTGCGGCATCTGGAAACCACTGGCCATTCTCACTCATGGTTTGTGCTGAATCAGACGATTATCAGCAAAGAGTTTGCACTTTCAGGTTCCGAACAAAATCCAGACTTGACGGGAAAGGACATGAAACTACTGGCCAAACGGGCTCTCCCAGGTGTTGGAGGGCAAGTGCAAAAATTTATTGACAGTGGAATAGATTTTGTTCAGTCACAGAGCGCGACTGAGTTGGCCGCAAAAATGAATAAACTCGTGGGCGCCAATCTCATCGACCCCGCCGGACTCCTGGAAACTCTCAGCGCCAGGGACCGTCAGGTCACCAGTGGTTTAGGCAAGGACACCCAGCTCAATGCCATCCGGGAGGCCCGCCGGTTCGCAACGGATAAGCTCATGCGTGTTGTGCCTCCCCATCCGATCCTTGCTCCAGAACACGGACCCCTGATTGCCGTCCGGCTATCGACTCTCACGCGCAAGAGCCTTGGCGGGTTGGCTACCGATCTTTCCGCCCGGGTTCTCCGCTCCGATGGTTCCCCCATAGCAGGACTTTACGCAGCCGGTGAGGCTGCAGGTTTTGGTGGCGGAGGGATGCACGGGCACAGATCTCTTGAAGGGACGTTCCTAGGCGGCTGCCTCTTCTCCGGACGCATTGCCGGGCGCCATGCGGCAAGTGTCACGGACGCATGA
- a CDS encoding quinone-dependent dihydroorotate dehydrogenase yields MRIYPTVFRLCFSWMDAERAHKIGFCLVKATQATGAGAVLRRMFAPPASLQTQALGLTFPTPFGLAAGFDKEGKGINALANLGFGHVEVGTITAQAQSGNPQPRLFRLVADRAVINRMGFNNDGAATVAPRLAQALAGLGKSYSSVRPIVGVNIGKTKTVELEDALADYLLSASTLAPSADYLVVNVSSPNTPGLRLLQDVATLRPLLTGVREAADTAAGRHVPLLVKIAPDLADADIADVAALALELELDGIIATNTTISRDGLASTAADVAQTGAGGLSGAPLKARSLEVLRQLKAAVNDQLTLISVGGVETGAEVQERLDAGATLVQGYTAFLYEGPFWAARINKELVQLRRAKLGQ; encoded by the coding sequence ATGCGAATATATCCCACAGTTTTCCGGCTCTGTTTTTCCTGGATGGACGCCGAACGGGCGCACAAAATCGGTTTCTGCCTGGTCAAGGCAACTCAAGCAACAGGGGCCGGCGCCGTGTTGCGCAGAATGTTCGCACCGCCGGCATCGCTACAGACGCAGGCGCTTGGCCTCACGTTCCCCACTCCGTTCGGACTCGCCGCCGGGTTTGATAAGGAGGGCAAAGGCATCAATGCGTTGGCCAATCTGGGCTTTGGCCACGTAGAGGTAGGCACCATCACGGCCCAGGCGCAATCCGGCAACCCGCAGCCTCGATTGTTCCGTCTGGTGGCTGATCGTGCCGTGATTAACCGTATGGGCTTTAACAACGACGGCGCTGCCACCGTGGCGCCCAGACTTGCGCAGGCTTTGGCAGGCTTGGGCAAAAGTTATTCGTCGGTTCGCCCGATCGTTGGTGTGAACATTGGTAAAACCAAGACGGTTGAGCTCGAAGATGCTTTGGCGGATTACCTTCTTAGTGCCAGCACTCTTGCCCCGTCGGCTGACTACCTGGTGGTCAATGTCAGTTCACCTAACACTCCCGGGCTTCGCCTGCTTCAGGACGTGGCAACGCTGCGTCCTTTGCTGACAGGTGTTCGCGAGGCTGCCGACACGGCTGCCGGACGTCATGTGCCGTTGTTGGTGAAGATCGCACCGGATTTGGCCGATGCGGACATAGCCGACGTCGCCGCGCTTGCTCTTGAGCTGGAACTGGACGGTATTATCGCCACCAACACCACCATCAGCCGCGACGGATTGGCCAGCACCGCCGCTGACGTTGCGCAGACGGGTGCTGGCGGGCTTTCTGGTGCGCCGCTGAAGGCACGTTCACTTGAGGTGTTGCGTCAGCTCAAGGCAGCCGTAAATGACCAGCTGACATTGATCTCCGTAGGCGGTGTGGAAACAGGCGCTGAAGTGCAGGAACGCCTCGACGCCGGAGCCACACTTGTGCAGGGCTACACAGCATTCCTGTATGAGGGGCCTTTCTGGGCGGCCCGGATCAATAAGGAACTAGTGCAGCTGCGGCGCGCAAAACTGGGTCAGTAA
- a CDS encoding DUF3043 domain-containing protein — translation MFGRKKDQAPAQQITPASPDQFARSKDPQTAKGVPTPSRKAQEEARKRPLVPNDRAAAKVAARDARRVEQARMRRALDTGEERFLPARDKGPQKRYARDYVDARFSLGEFVMFAALAIVLLTVLIPVRNADGSSNNSQLIVFGIFWAMVAFVAVDVLLMSRKLKRLMAAKFGSVDSGVIWYGAMRSMQFRRLRLPKPLVSRGEWPT, via the coding sequence GTGTTTGGACGTAAGAAAGATCAAGCCCCTGCCCAGCAGATAACGCCTGCCTCCCCCGATCAGTTTGCTCGGTCCAAGGACCCGCAGACGGCCAAGGGCGTGCCCACGCCCTCCCGGAAGGCCCAGGAAGAGGCACGCAAACGGCCTTTGGTGCCCAACGACCGCGCTGCGGCCAAGGTTGCCGCTCGTGATGCCCGACGCGTGGAACAAGCACGGATGCGCCGCGCCCTTGACACCGGTGAAGAGCGATTCCTGCCTGCCCGTGACAAGGGTCCACAGAAGCGATATGCCCGTGACTACGTTGACGCCAGGTTCAGTCTGGGAGAATTTGTGATGTTTGCTGCCCTGGCAATCGTGTTGTTGACAGTGCTCATTCCTGTGCGCAACGCCGACGGCAGCTCCAATAATTCGCAGCTGATTGTGTTTGGTATCTTCTGGGCCATGGTGGCTTTTGTTGCCGTGGACGTGTTGCTGATGTCGCGCAAGCTCAAACGCTTAATGGCGGCAAAATTTGGTTCTGTTGACTCCGGTGTTATTTGGTATGGAGCTATGCGCTCCATGCAGTTCCGCCGGTTGCGTTTGCCCAAGCCCCTTGTCAGCCGTGGTGAATGGCCCACCTGA